Below is a window of Sulfitobacter sp. BSw21498 DNA.
CTGCACGCTCGAGGAGGGCACAGCATCGAGCTGCTACAAAATCACGGTCAATTACATGCCGAAAGACTTGGACATCGGGCCGTTCTGTCCAGCGACACTGAACGACGCGGGCGGGATCTGGGACTGGACTGGCGTGAATGCCAAGCTGTACCGCGTTGATGGGGCATTCCTTGGGATGCTGGATGAGCTTGGCTATAGCTTCTTCGACGAGGATGGAACCGTGCACACGGTCGATATCGCAACTGAACGGCCAACGGTCGACCACGCCTGCATCAATGTATCTGCGGACGAAAGCGTCGAGATCACCATGCTGCTACCGGTGACACCAGTAATGGCAGGGAGCCCCCGCCCGCTTGGCACTGTCTCCAAGGTCGGCGTGGCGCTTGATGGTGTGCCGATATTCTCGGACGCGCCCAGCATTCAGCAAACGGGGCATATGCCAGCGCTTGATACCTGTGGCGGTCATATCGATCCCGGCGGTTGGTATCATTGGCATGCCACGTCGACGGACATAGAAACCGTCTTTGAAAAGCAAGGCGTCGCCGCAGATTGTGCATTGGATCAAGATAGCGCCGCGCTGTTCGGCTACGCATTTGACGGTCACGCCATGTATGGCAGCACCGAAGCGGATGGCGCAGAAGTCACGGGTCTTGATGCTTGCAACGGTCACATCGGAGCGACACCCACAGGCGAAATATATCATTATCATGCTACGGATGAATTCCCGAACCTGCCGGCATGTCTGGTTGGCGTGCAAGCCGTGGGTAATTTCTCAACAACCGCAACTGCAGGGGTTGGCGCAACACGGGCTGGTGCAGACGGGCGCAATGAACCGCCACGTCCCGGCGATGGCACGTCGGGACAGATGCCTCCGGGTTTTTCTGAGGCTGCAGAGACGCTGGGGGTAACACCCGAAGAACTGGTGCGTGCCTTGGGCGACCCTCAAGCTGGACGGCCCGATATGTCCGCTGCGGCCAAGGCGCTGGGCATCACCGAAGATGCCTTGCGGGCCACCCTTCCACCACCGCCCGACCATTAATGACCATTAAGACAGGATACAGTTCACCGAGCAGGGCTACTTGCTCGGTGCCGTTGAGGAAATTGAGATGACGTGCACGAAACCAACCAGTGACCTTTTGGGCCGCCGCTTGCTTCTCATGGGTCTTGGGGTAACCGCCCTTTCAGCCTGCTCAAGCCGCGTTCAGATCCCCTTGGAAACGCGTGTTGCAACAGACGATGACCCGCTGTCTCGGTTTCGTCTCTTTGCGGATGATGGGCCGGATGAATGGCTCAAACACCTGCATCCCCCGCAATCCTCGTCGGGGTCTTCCGACGGGCCGAACGTGCTGGCCCTATCCGGCGGCGGTGAGGATGGTGCTTTTGGTGCAGGCGCGCTTGTTGGCTGGTCCGCACGGGGCGACAGACCCGACTTTGACCTGGTGACCGGTATCTCGACCGGAGCGCTGATCGCGCCCTTTGCGTTTATGGGACAGGACTATGACGAGGTTCTGACCCGCGTCTTCACCCAAAGTGATGCAAGTGACATCATGCGGATGCGTCCATTTCAAGCAGTCTTCAGCGACGCGCTATATGACACTTCTCCGCTTGCAGTGTTGATCGAGGAAAACACCCCACCCTCGTTCCTCCGTGCCATTGCGCAAAAGCATAAAGCGGGAAATAGTCTGCTGGTCGTAACCTCGGAGCTTGATAGTGCGCGAGCCTCGGTCTGGGACATGGGTGCCATCGCCGCCGCAGGGCAATACGATCTGTTTCGCAGTATAATGCGGGCGTCTGCTGCATTGCCGGGCCTCTTTCCGCCCGTGAACCTGCGATACAGTGTGAATGATAAAACCTATGCGGAAACACATGTCGACGGTGGCGTTCACATGCAGTTTCTGGCGGTACCTAATTTCGCGTTCACAACACCTGATCAGAAGCTGCAAGGCGGGCATATCTACGTCCTCATCAACAACACGCTTAACCCTGCACCTGAGACAGTAAGAAGATCCGCGCTAAGCATCTCGCAACAAGCGCTCACGACAACAGGCAGAGCAAATGCATTGTTACAGGTCAACGCGACGCAGCTTTACGCGCGAGAAAGGGGGCTCCGCTTTTCGGTGACATCGATCGATCCGAGTTCGGGGATCGTCTATGATCCGTCGGATCGGTTTTCATCAACTTATATGAACGCCCTTTATCAGCACGGGGCGGAGCGGGCGCAGAATGGCGCTCTTTGGACGAACGCATAGGAAGAATGGGCGATAGAAGAAGTAGCACCGATCCTTATTGATTAGGTCAGCACCCCGAACTTGCGGAAAACGTAAGCCGCAGCGGGCGCACCGCAGAACAAAAATGCGCTGAATCTAGTAAAATCTCGGACTTTGCAAATCCAACTTTCTGCACATGGCTGCCGATCGTACAACCCGCAGCAAAGGCCGGCTCTCCGCGCTTCGTCACCATGGCAACTTCCAGCCCTTACCAGCCGTTCGGAAGGGATCGCACCGCTGCGGCGCAACTTCCCGAAAGCGGGCATAAAAAATATGTCTATATAAGACTGACAGAGATTAACCTTTTCGAGGCCACGCTTTGCTCGGTATCGTTATGCATGCGCGAAGGGCACCAGCGTAACTTAGCCTTCGCTAAGGTTCCCCAGCCAATCCAAAAAGACGCCCAGACGGCGCAATCCTGATACGCGGGTAAGGTAGAGCGCTGAGATATCCAGTGGGGCGGCGTCAAGTCGGCCGGGAAACAGCTCCACCAATCGGCCCGCCTCGATGTCATCTGCGATCATGAAATCGGAAAACCGCGCGATGCCCAGACCGCTTAATACCATCTGGCGAACGGCCTCCCCATTGCCCGCAGTCAGGGCGGGGGGCACCGTCACGGGGGTGGGCAGACCGGTAAAGCGCAGCGTGTTGATATGATCTGGTGCCGCAAAGCGCACTTGCTCCAGCCGTGCGAGGTCGGTTGGTGTTTTGGGCCAGCCGTTGCGATCGAGATATTCCGGCGTCGCCACTAACTTCCATGACGTGCGCCCCAAGGGGCGGTGCAACATGTCGCTATCGGGCAGTTGTCCCAGCCGAATGGCAACATCCGCGTGACTGCCGATTAGGTCCACCAGCGCATCCGTCATGTCAATCGACAGCTGGATGTCGGGATATCGGGTGCGGAACTCGGCCAGCCGCGGGGCGAGAACATGCAGGACGTAAGGAACCGGTGCGTTTACACGCAGCGGTCCGGCAGGGGCCTGTCCACTTGTGGCGATCTCTTGCAGGGCTTCGCTACGATCTAAAATCTCGCGCGCCTCAGCCAGAACGGCGGCGCCTTCGGGTGTGATTTCGATGGACCGCGTGGTCCGGCGCAGCAGCGTGACTTTCAGCTGCTCTTCCAGCCGCGTGACCGACCGGCTGAGTGTTGAGGCAGACACCCCTCTGCGCCGCGCGGATTCAGCAAAGCCCCCACCATCAACGATCCCGACGAAGGCGGCCAAGTCCCCCATGCGCAGAAATTCGTGCAGTTTTTGCAATGATCCATTCCAAACTTGTCTGTTCTCGCAATAGATAACGACAGGCATATACGGCGTCGACATCAAATTTATTGGAGAAAACCGATGCCACTTGCCCTATGGGCGCCGACCATCAGCGCTTTTGCCGTCGGTACGACCGAGTTCGTTATCGTCGGCTTGCTTCCCACCATCGCCGCCGATCTTGGCGTTTCCATTCCTTCCGCTGGCCTGCTGGTCAGCCTCTATGCGCTTGGCGTGACCATCGGCGCGCCAGTGCTGACCGCCATGGCAGACCGTGTGCCGCGGAAAACGCTGTTGCTGCTCTTGCTGGCGCTGTTCACGCTCGGCAATGCTTATGCTGCCTTTGCGCCGGATTACGGCAGCCTTGTCGCTGCGCGCTTTATTACTGGCCTCGCCCACGGCGTGTTCTTTGCTATCGCCTCGACTATCGCCACGGACCTTGTGGAACCTGAAAAGGAAAGCTCGGCTATTGCGCTGGTGTTCCTTGGTTTGACTGTCGCGCTTGTGACGGGTGTTCCCTTGGGGACGTTCATCGGCCAGAACTTTGGCTGGCAGTCAACTTTCCTTGGCGTTGTCGTGCTTGGCGTTATCGGTTTCATCGCTTCTGCCATTTTGGTGCCCGCCAATCTGTCCAAGACCGCATCAGCGGGAATCAAAGCCCAACTACAGGTGCTGACTTCGCCGCGCCTTCTGTTGGTCTACCTGATCACGGCTGTCGGCTATGGCGGCAACTTCATTGCCTTTACCTTCCTTGCACCGATGCTGAACGAAGTCACGGGTCTGTCTGCGGGCGCGGTTAGTCTTGTGCTATTGCTCTACGGTGCATCTGTTGCCGTAGGAAATATCGCCGGTGGCAAACTGGCTGACCGTATCGGTGCAGTCGCGTCCCTGATGGTGATTTTCTCTGGCCTTGCGATATCACTGGTCGCACTTGGTGCCTTCCTTACACACCCGATTGCAGCCATCGCGGTTGCGGCCTTCTGGGGCGGCTTTGCCTTCGCCAACGTGCCGCCGCTGCAATCGTATGTCGTGCAAATTGCGCGCGAAGTATCCCCGGGTGCGGTCGATGTGGCATCCGGTCTGAACATCGGTGCGTTCAACCTTGGCATCGCCGGGGGTGCATGGGCCGGGGGGCTTGTTGTGGAAGGCATAGGCCTTGCCGCTGCGCCCTACATCGCCGCTGGTGTGGTGGTTGTCGGGATTGTTCTGGTGCGCCTATCCGGGCCCTCCCGATCAGGCCGCACGCCGACTGTCGATGTGGCGTCAGGCGCGCAATGATGCAGGCCTGCCATCCGCGCCAATCCTGACCGCCATGTAGCGGGGTCTTGCCCCTGATCCCGATGCGCTGTTCCGGCCCATCCAGTTCAGGGGCCGTATCGGTCGCAATGCTCTAACGACACAGGTTCGTTCCCTGCAGGCTGCAGGGTTCGCCCACATCGCCTTGAACCTGCGCCAATCACAGCGTGGAATCGAGGACGTTCTGGCCGCGCCCCTTTCCGGAGGATTTCGGCATATCGATACGGCGCGGGCCAATGAACCCTCTAAAAATCGAGGTTTGCTACGTTCAGCGCATTTTGCTGGATGAACTCGCGGCGGGGTTCCACGACGTCGCCCATGAGCTTGGTAAAGAGATCATCTGCTTCGGCCATATCGGCCACTTTGACTTGCAGCAGGGTCCGCGCGTCGGGGTCGAGCGTGGTTTCCCAAAGCTGATCAGGGTTCATTTCGCCCAAGCCTTTGTAGCGCTGCAGGGACAGGCCTTTTTCACCCTCTGCGAGGATTGCCTCAAGCAGGTCCATAGGACCGTGGATGAGCTGGCTGCGGTCTTTGCGTACCAGCTTGGCGGTCGTGCCATAGACGTCTTGCAGATGCTCTGTGAAACCGCCGGAACGCTTTGCTTCGCCGGAGCGGAGCATGCGGCCATCAAGGGTGCGGACTTCTTCCACGCCGCGCAGGATACGGGCGAGACGGACGCCGTGGTCTTGCGTGATACGGCCCTGCCAACCGCGTTCCCATTCCAGCGCAATGAGGTTCAGACGCACGGCGACCTTATCGGCCACACCTTGCAAATCGGAATCGACCGCGCCTGGAACAAAGGCACCGGCGATAGCTGCCTGTTCTAGAATATGACGGGGATAATGGGTCGGGAAGGCTTCGAGAACACGGCGCATCTGGCGCGCCAGATCGACGACGCGGGCCAGATCCTGACCGGTGATTTCTTCGCCGTTACCCTGTTTTAACATAGCACCATCAATGCCTTGCTGGATCAGGTAGTCTTCCATCGCGGCCTGGTCTTTCAGATAGACTTCAGACTTGCCGCGCGACACTTTGTACAAGGGCGGCTGCGCAATATAGAGGTGGCCGTTCTCGATCAGCTTCGGCATCTGGCGATAGAAGAACGTGAGCAGCAGCGTGCGGATGTGCGCGCCGTCGACGTCCGCATCAGTCATGATGACGATCTTGTGGTAGCGCAGCTTGTCGATGTTGAATTCGTCGCGGCCAATACCTGTGCCAAGCGCCATAACAAGGTTACCAATTTCCTGACTGCCCAGCATCCGGTCAAACCGTGCACGCTCGACGTTCAGGATTTTACCCTTCAATGGCAGAATTGCCTGGGTCTGGCGGTCACGGCCAGTTTGCGCAGAACCACCGGCTGAGTCACCCTCCACCAGGAAGACTTCGGTTTTGGACGGGTCTTTTTCAGAGCAATCCTTGAGCTTGCCGGCAAGGAAATTCACATCCATGGCGGTCTTGCGACGGGTCAGATCGCGGGCTTTGCGCGCCGCTTCGCGGGCGTGAGCGGCTTCAATAATTTTGCCGACGACGATCTTGGCGATCTGGGGGTTCTCTTCGAACCATTCGGACAGCTTTTCGTTGACCAAGCCCTCGACGGCGGGGCGCACCTCTGAGCTGACCAATTTGTCTTTGGTCTGCGAGCTAAACTTGGGGTCCGGCACCTTGACGGACAGCACGCACGTCAGACCTTCGCGCGCGTCATCGCCGGTAAAGGAGATTTTCTCTTTCTTGGCAATGCCGGAAGCTTGAGCGTAGTTATTGATCGTCCGCGTCAATGCGCCCCGAAAGCCCGCCATATGGGCGCCGCCATCGCGTTGTGGGATGTTGTTGGTAAACGGCAGGACATTTTCGTGGTAGCTGTCATTCCACCACATCGCGACCTCGACCCCGATATCATCCTTTTCACCGGTGATGAAAATCGGTTCTGGCATGACAGAGGATTTTGAGCGGTCGAGGTATTTCACGAATTCCTTCACGCCGCCTTCATAGAACAGTTCTGAGCGCAGGGGGTCGGCAGGGCGTTCGTCCGTTAGGATGATCCGCACACCGGAGTTCAGGAAGGCCAGTTCGCGCAGGCGTTTTTCCAGCGTTTCAAAGCTGTATTCGAGGTTCGAAAACGTGCTTGTCGAGGCCATGAAACGTACTTCAGTACCCGTACGGTCAGTCGGGCCAACAACGCTCAAGTGCTCTGTGGTAAAGCCGCCCTCAAAGCGTGCGATGTGTTCTTTGCCTTCGCGCCAGATGCGCAGCTCAAGCCAGTCGGAGAGGGCGTTCACAACCGACACACCCACGCCGTGCAAACCGCCCGACACCTTGTAGGAGTTGCTGTCGAACTTACCGCCCGCGTGCAGCTGGGTCATGATGACCTCGGCTGCGGAAACGCCTTCTTCTTGGTGGATGCCAACCGGAATGCCGCGCCCGTTATCGCGGACAGAAATGGAGCTGTCGTCGTGGATTGTGACGTTCACCGCATCCGCATGACCGGCCAGCGCCTCGTCGATGCCGTTGTCCACGACCTCATAGACCATGTGGTGCAAACCCGACCCGTCATCGGTGTCACCGATGTACATGCCCGGACGTTTGCGAACAGCTTCTAAGCCTTTTAGAACCTTGATGGAATCTGCGCCGTATTCCTCGGGGAGCTGATCGGTGTCGGACATATTGGGAAACCTTCTTTTGTTACCCAATTTATAGTATTTTTCGCCATGATTGTCACGCGCCTGACACAAGATTTTGCGTTAGATGAAGGGAATGAGCAAACCTACGCAGATCAATAGCGTGCCGGCCACAATGTTGATGCGTTTCAGCGTGGCAGGGTTGGTCATCAGGCCGCGCAATTTGCCCACCAAAGCGGCGACAGAGAGATTGCCAAGCAGCGGAATTACGACCGAGACCGCGATGATCGCACCCACATCAACTGCGGTAACGCTGCGCAGATCAAAGAAGCCCGGCAGCACGCCGATGTAGAACAATACCGCTTTTGGATTGCCCAGAATGGCAAGCAGACCGGCCCCGAAACCAGCCCAGGCACCTGGCCGCGTGAGACGGCTGTCGCGGTCGATTTTAGCGTCGGCATGGCGGATCAGCAGGGAGCCCATGATCAGGAACACACCGCATGCAATCCAGCGCATGCCCAACATGAACATATCAAAGACCGACAGAATCCAGCTGATGCCAAGCACCGCCACCAGTGGCCACAGCATATCACCGATTGCGACACCAACGGCGAGCGGCCAAGCGGATGCAAATCCGCCCGACAATGCCCGCGCCATGATCGCCAACCACACCGGACCGGGTGTCAGAAACAGGATGAGCAGCGCACCGCAATACAGCAGCAGGTCGGGCAGGGCGATGGTCATGGGAGCATTCTTGCGGTCGACAATCCGTCGGCGTCTGTCACCTCAAGCCGTTGCGCGCGCGGGCCGAGCGTGTCGAACAGCTCTTCCCCGGTGCCGGTCATCCAGGCCTGCGCGCCAAGTGCGCTTAGTTCTTCATACAGCGCGGCGCGGCGGCTTTCATCCAGATGTGCCGCGACCTCGTCGAGCAGCAACAAAGGGGGCGCGCCAAAATCAGCGGCCAAAGCGCGGGCGTTGGCAAGGATCAGCGATACCAGCAGCGCCTTCTGCTCTCCGGTTGAACAATCGCGCGCGGGGACATCTTTAGCGGCATAGACGCCTTCAAGGTCGGCACGATGCGGGCCGATCAATGTCCGCCCAGCCGAAAGATCGCGCATGCGGCTATCGGCAAGCGCCTGACGCAGCCCGTCGGCGGTTTTGGGCATGTCGCAGATCAGATTAAGTGTGGCGGTCGGAAAGGCGGTTTCGGCCTGCGCCTGCGCTTCGGTGATCGCTTGAAGGGCAGCAACACGGTTGGCGTGGATCGCGCTTCCGGCTTCGGCCATCTGCTGTTCCAGCGCGACATACCACGACGGTTCGCGCACCATATCTTTGAGCAGGCGGTTGCGTTCCCGCATGGCCTTCTCGTAGGCCAGCGACTGATCTGCATGGTCAGGCAGAAAGCTGAGGGTCATACGGTCCAGAAAGCGGCGGCGCCCTTCGGCCCCTTCGATCCACAGACGGTCCATCGACGGGATCAACCACAGCACCCGCGCGATGCGCCCTAAACCGTTCTGCGCTACGGCTTTGCCGTCAATGCGCAGCTGTCGCGCCGCGCCTGCTTCTGACCAGACCTCGATCTCGTGAACCTGTCCTAAGCTGTGAAGATGTGCGGTGATTTTCCAGCCAAGCGCCTCTGGCCGGCGTGTCATATCCGACGCGCTCGACCGCCGCAGGCCACGTCCGGGCGACAGCAAAGATACCGCTTCGAGGATATTGGTTTTGCCCGCGCCATTCGGACCAAAGATCGATACCGGTCGCGCATCGCTGTCGATCACCGCCCGTTTATGCGAACGGAAATGCGACAGCGTCAGCTGGGATAAAAATAGGCCGCTCATACGGGTGGTATGAATGCGTTAAGATATTCGGCGTAAGCTGGCAGCGTCACACACGCATCGGCATAACGACATACACGGCAGACATATCATTGCCCTCGCGCATCAGCGTCGGATCACCGGAGGAGTTGAACAGGAATACCGCATTTTCACGATCTACCTGGCTTGCAATCTCAAGCAGGTATTTCGCGTTGAACCCGATCTCGAGCCGTTCGTCCGCATAGGCGACGACCAACTCTTCTTCGGCTGCACCGCTGTCAGGTGCATTGACCGACAACACCAGACGGTCTTCGTCCAGTTGCAGTTTGACGGCACGCGACCGTTCAGAGCTTACGGTCGCAACACGGTCAACGGCGCGGGCAAAATCGCTGGCGTCGACTTCCATTTTACGTGTGTTGCCCTGCGGAATCACGCGCGTGTAGTCGGGGAACGTCCCGTCGATAACTTTCGAAGTCAGCGTGATATGCGGCGTGGCAAAGCGGATCTTTGTCTCGGACACGGAAACGGCGATTTCCATATCATCGTCATCCAGAAGCTTGCGCAATTCACCCACGGTTTTGCGGGGGACGATCACGCCGGGCATTTCAGCGGCACCGTCCGGCATGGGCGCGTCGATGCGGGCCAGGCGGTGGCCATCGGTCGCAACGCAGCGCAGAACCTTGCTGCCGTCGCTGTCCGAAATATGCATGTAGACGCCGTTCAGGTAATACCGCGTTTCTTCGGTCGAGATGGCGAATTTGGATTTGTCGAACAGCCGGCGCAGCACGGGGGCAGGGGCCTTGAAGTTCGACTGATATTCAGAGGTGGCCATCACGGGGAAATCTTCGCGTGGCAGCGTCGCCAGTGAGAAATTGGACCGGCCTGCTTCAACAGTCAGACGCCCCGCGGCGTTGTCTGCGGTCAGACTGATCAACGCACCGTCGGGCAGCTTGCGCACGATTTCATGCAGCGTGGTTGCCGATACGGTGGTCGCACCGGCGCGTTCCACCTGAGCGGGGGCCTTATCGACAACCTCGATATCCAGATCGGTCGCGCGGAACGACGCGTCGGAGCCTTCGGCCTCGATCAGCACGTTGGCGAGAATTGGGATGGTGTTGCGGCGCTCAACCACTGATTGGGCCTGTGATACGGCCTTAAGCAGCGCGGCGCGTTCGATGCTGAATTTCATATGCCATCTCCATTCCGGCAGTCCGGGAGGGCAAACTACCCGATACCAATGTATTCACAAGAGTTTTGTTGACTTTTCAGCACGAAACGAAGGCCCGTCAAGGCCTTCGCGTGTGTTCTGAGCAAGCTGGTGCTTTTAAGCCTCGAGAGAGCGGCGCAGCAGTTCCAGATCTTCGGCGATCTGACCGTCGTTCTGTTTCAGCTCTTCGATGCGTTTGACGCCGTGCATAACCGTGGTGTGATCGCGCCCGCCAAAGCGACGCCCGATTTCAGGCAGCGACCGGCTGGTCATTTTCTTGCACAGATACATGGCGACCTGACGCGGGCGCGCGTAGCTGCGCAGACGCTTGGGGCCGACCATATCGCTGAGGCGGATGTTGTAATGTTCGGACACTTTGCGCTGGATTTCTTCAACGCTGACTTTGCGCTCGGACGCGCGGAGCACGTCGGCAAGGCAATCCTGCGTCAAGTCCATGTTGATCTCGCGGCCCACCAGTGACGCAAAGGCGAAGAGGCGGGTCAGCGCGCCTTCAAGCACACGGACGTTGGTGGTGATCCGGTGTGCCAGAAATTCCAGCACGCCTGCCTCGACTTCGAGACCGGGGTAGTTCTTGCGCTGTGCATCGACCTTGTTTTGCAGAATGCCAAGACGCAGTTCATAGTCGGTGGGGTGCAGATCTACGACCAGACCACACTGCAGACGCGATTTCACGCGGTCTTCCAGATCCTTGATCTCGCCCGGGGCGCGGTCTGCCGAAATAATGATCTGCTTGTTCTGGTCCACGAGCGCGTTGAACGTGTGAAAGAACTCTTCCTGCGTGCTGTCCTTGCCGGCGATGAACTGGACATCGTCCACCATCAGCACGTCGACAGAGCGGAAGATTTCCTTGAAGTCCATCATCTTGCGATCGCGCAATGCCTGAACAAAACGGTACATAAACTGTTCGGCAGAGAGATACAGCACGTTCAGCTCGGGTTTGCGGATCTGAAGCTCTTGCGCGATGGCGTGCATCAGGTGCGTTTTACCCAGACCGACGCCACCATACAGGAACAGCGGGTTGAACGTGACGGGGCCCCCTTCGGCAACGCGACGCGCGGCGGCGTGGGCCAGCTCGTTGGGTTTGCCGACAACAAAGTTGTCAAAGCTAAAGCGCGCATCAAGCGGGGCAGTGTTGATTTGGCTGTTCGCAGGATGAACCGCGGCGGCGGGCTTGGGGCGGGCAGTCACAGGATCGACGGCGGTGGGCTTGTCCTGTGGGGCCACAGCAAATTTCAGGCGGCTGATGCTGATGTCTTCGGATTGCATTTCATGCAGCAGCAGATCGGCAAAGTTCTGGCTGACATAGTTGCCAAAGAAGTTGGTCGGCACGAACAACGTGCAGATGCCGTCATCGATCGGG
It encodes the following:
- the dnaA gene encoding chromosomal replication initiator protein DnaA codes for the protein MMQAEWTTIRGRLLKTVGQNNFTTWIDPLTVGPIDDGICTLFVPTNFFGNYVSQNFADLLLHEMQSEDISISRLKFAVAPQDKPTAVDPVTARPKPAAAVHPANSQINTAPLDARFSFDNFVVGKPNELAHAAARRVAEGGPVTFNPLFLYGGVGLGKTHLMHAIAQELQIRKPELNVLYLSAEQFMYRFVQALRDRKMMDFKEIFRSVDVLMVDDVQFIAGKDSTQEEFFHTFNALVDQNKQIIISADRAPGEIKDLEDRVKSRLQCGLVVDLHPTDYELRLGILQNKVDAQRKNYPGLEVEAGVLEFLAHRITTNVRVLEGALTRLFAFASLVGREINMDLTQDCLADVLRASERKVSVEEIQRKVSEHYNIRLSDMVGPKRLRSYARPRQVAMYLCKKMTSRSLPEIGRRFGGRDHTTVMHGVKRIEELKQNDGQIAEDLELLRRSLEA